The following are from one region of the Diceros bicornis minor isolate mBicDic1 chromosome 37, mDicBic1.mat.cur, whole genome shotgun sequence genome:
- the CCL20 gene encoding C-C motif chemokine 20 — protein sequence MKYSGKSLLLAALMSVLLLHLCSKSEASSFDCCLRHTEHVLHPKFIVGFTQQLANEACDISAIIFYTKKKLAVCADPKKKWVKQAVHILSQRVKKM from the exons ATGAAGTACAGTGGCAAGAGTTTGCTCCTGGCTGCTTTGATGTCGGTGCTGCTACTCCACCTCTGCAGCAAGTCGGAAG caAGCAGCTTTGACTGCTGCCTCCGACATACAGAACATGTTCTTCATCCCAAATTTATTGTGGGCTTTACCCAGCAGCTGGCCAATGAAGCTTGTGACATCAGTGCAATCAT cttttacacaaagaaaaaactagCTGTGTGTGCAGATCCAAAGAAGAAATGGGTGAAACAAGCTGTGCACATCCTCAG CCAAAGAGTCAAGAAGATGTAA